One window of Litorilinea aerophila genomic DNA carries:
- a CDS encoding SDR family NAD(P)-dependent oxidoreductase, producing MDEGSGNLRDKVILITGAAQGIGAATARLCAQRGAAIILADVKAEKGEAEAAALRAAGHRATFYPVDVRQDEAVRELFEQVRRDYGRLDVLICAAGVLQGAFLQPDEFPVEIFDFVMAVNVRGVFLCARYATPLLAEAPKGVMILIGSGAGVIGGSSSIAYGASKGAVNGMGMTLERHLAPRGIRVNVVCPGGIETEMKLGVIQSQAAREGRSYDEMVANSRLGDPAGVARLLAYLASDDAEYVRRNVFTR from the coding sequence ATGGATGAAGGCAGTGGGAATCTCCGCGACAAGGTGATCTTGATCACCGGTGCGGCCCAGGGCATCGGCGCTGCGACGGCCCGCCTCTGCGCCCAGCGGGGCGCGGCGATCATCCTGGCGGATGTCAAGGCCGAAAAGGGCGAAGCTGAAGCCGCTGCCCTGCGGGCCGCCGGCCATCGTGCGACCTTTTACCCGGTGGATGTGCGCCAGGATGAAGCCGTGCGCGAGCTCTTTGAACAGGTGCGCAGGGACTACGGCCGGTTGGACGTGCTGATCTGCGCGGCAGGGGTGCTCCAGGGCGCATTTCTCCAGCCGGACGAATTCCCGGTGGAAATCTTCGACTTCGTCATGGCGGTCAACGTGCGGGGGGTCTTCCTCTGTGCCCGCTACGCCACCCCTCTCCTGGCCGAGGCGCCCAAAGGCGTGATGATCCTCATCGGCTCGGGCGCAGGGGTCATCGGCGGCAGTTCGTCCATCGCCTACGGCGCGAGCAAAGGCGCGGTCAACGGCATGGGCATGACCCTGGAACGCCACCTGGCGCCCCGGGGCATCCGGGTCAATGTGGTCTGTCCCGGCGGCATCGAGACGGAAATGAAGCTAGGCGTCATCCAGAGCCAGGCAGCGCGGGAGGGGCGCTCCTACGACGAGATGGTCGCCAACTCCCGCCTGGGTGACCCCGCGGGCGTGGCCCGACTGCTGGCCTACCTGGCCTCGGACGACGCCGAGTATGTGCGGCGCAATGTCTTCACCCGTTGA